The following are encoded together in the Leptidea sinapis chromosome 29, ilLepSina1.1, whole genome shotgun sequence genome:
- the LOC126973414 gene encoding uncharacterized protein LOC126973414 isoform X2 codes for MNPDEIHEDIEGEAEPEPESSEFEVCARLVLTTTQKNDLREAFNLLDYSGDGKIKAEDFRVAIKALGYEPTGEELSKMIAGVDKGQTGKLSFENFEAAIMRKIMSLDSDGDIMKSFRLFDMDDCGFISAENLKKVTEILGINLSDEEIEEMIDDADKDYDGYISVQEFMRLIKNSVEIVTP; via the exons atgaatCCAGATGAAATTCATGAAGACATTGAAGGAGAAGCGGAGCCAGAACCAGAATCAAGTGAATTCGAGGTTTGCGCCCGTTTAGTTCTAACTACTACACAG AAAAATGATCTACGTGAAGCGTTTAACCTTCTCGACTACTCCGGCGATGGAAAAATAAAGGCTGAAGATTTTCGTGTGGCAATCAAGGCTCTAG GCTATGAACCAACTGGTGAAGAATTATCGAAGATGATAGCAGGCGTTGATAAAGGACAGACGGGAAAACTGAGTTTCGAGAATTTTGAAGCGGCTATAATGAGGAAGATAATGTCATTGGATAGTGATGGTGATATCATGAAGAGTTTTCGCCTCTTTGATATGGATGACTGTG GTTTCATAAGTGCTGAGAATCTCAAAAAGGTCACAGAAATTTTGGGTATCAATTTATCTGATGAAGAAATTGAAGAAATGATTGATGATGCCGATAAAGATTATGATGGATAT ataTCTGTGCAAGAGTTTATGAGACTGATCAAGAATTCTGTTGAAATAGTCACGCCTTGA
- the LOC126973414 gene encoding uncharacterized protein LOC126973414 isoform X1 codes for MENINLDLSTTIELSNNEDGVNKEQFVVYNAEVKPKLFLTKEQKNDLREAFNLLDYSGDGKIKAEDFRVAIKALGYEPTGEELSKMIAGVDKGQTGKLSFENFEAAIMRKIMSLDSDGDIMKSFRLFDMDDCGFISAENLKKVTEILGINLSDEEIEEMIDDADKDYDGYISVQEFMRLIKNSVEIVTP; via the exons ATGGAGaatataaatttagatttatCGACAACGATAGAATTATCTAATAATGAAGACGGAGTAAATAAAGAGCAGTTTGTCGTATATAATGCTGAAGTGAAACCAAAATTATTTCTCACTAAAGAACAG AAAAATGATCTACGTGAAGCGTTTAACCTTCTCGACTACTCCGGCGATGGAAAAATAAAGGCTGAAGATTTTCGTGTGGCAATCAAGGCTCTAG GCTATGAACCAACTGGTGAAGAATTATCGAAGATGATAGCAGGCGTTGATAAAGGACAGACGGGAAAACTGAGTTTCGAGAATTTTGAAGCGGCTATAATGAGGAAGATAATGTCATTGGATAGTGATGGTGATATCATGAAGAGTTTTCGCCTCTTTGATATGGATGACTGTG GTTTCATAAGTGCTGAGAATCTCAAAAAGGTCACAGAAATTTTGGGTATCAATTTATCTGATGAAGAAATTGAAGAAATGATTGATGATGCCGATAAAGATTATGATGGATAT ataTCTGTGCAAGAGTTTATGAGACTGATCAAGAATTCTGTTGAAATAGTCACGCCTTGA
- the LOC126973414 gene encoding uncharacterized protein LOC126973414 isoform X3 produces MNPDEIHEDIEGEAEPEPESSEFEKNDLREAFNLLDYSGDGKIKAEDFRVAIKALGYEPTGEELSKMIAGVDKGQTGKLSFENFEAAIMRKIMSLDSDGDIMKSFRLFDMDDCGFISAENLKKVTEILGINLSDEEIEEMIDDADKDYDGYISVQEFMRLIKNSVEIVTP; encoded by the exons atgaatCCAGATGAAATTCATGAAGACATTGAAGGAGAAGCGGAGCCAGAACCAGAATCAAGTGAATTCGAG AAAAATGATCTACGTGAAGCGTTTAACCTTCTCGACTACTCCGGCGATGGAAAAATAAAGGCTGAAGATTTTCGTGTGGCAATCAAGGCTCTAG GCTATGAACCAACTGGTGAAGAATTATCGAAGATGATAGCAGGCGTTGATAAAGGACAGACGGGAAAACTGAGTTTCGAGAATTTTGAAGCGGCTATAATGAGGAAGATAATGTCATTGGATAGTGATGGTGATATCATGAAGAGTTTTCGCCTCTTTGATATGGATGACTGTG GTTTCATAAGTGCTGAGAATCTCAAAAAGGTCACAGAAATTTTGGGTATCAATTTATCTGATGAAGAAATTGAAGAAATGATTGATGATGCCGATAAAGATTATGATGGATAT ataTCTGTGCAAGAGTTTATGAGACTGATCAAGAATTCTGTTGAAATAGTCACGCCTTGA
- the LOC126973419 gene encoding small nuclear ribonucleoprotein Sm D1: MKLVRFLMKLSHETVTIELKNGSVVHGTITGVDVAMNTHLKAVKVTLKNKEELQLETLSIRGNNIRYYLLPDSLPLETLLIDDAPRGKGRREGFQRGGGGSRGGRGRGRGGRGGPRGGRGGRGRGRR, encoded by the coding sequence ATGAAACTAGTACGTTTTCTAATGAAACTCAGCCACGAGACTGTAACTATTGAATTGAAGAATGGCAGTGTTGTTCATGGAACTATCACCGGCGTCGATGTCGCCATGAACACTCATCTAAAAGCAGTAAAAGTAACTTTGAAAAACAAAGAAGAATTGCAGTTGGAAACGTTAAGTATACGTGGAAACAACATAAGGTATTACTTGCTACCTGATAGTTTACCATTAGAGACGTTGTTGATAGATGATGCGCCTAGAGGCAAAGGGAGGAGAGAAGGGTTCCAGAGAGGTGGTGGTGGTTCTCGAGGAGGTAGAGGCAGAGGCCGCGGTGGCAGAGGAGGACCCCGAGGTGGACGTGGGGGCCGTGGTCGTGGCCGTCGATAA
- the LOC126973412 gene encoding uncharacterized protein LOC126973412 yields MEKPGITKKCGAETEENLPSPMRDLKPSERVKNSADKFEENQERYESHGRRSHDSIERVRRHNQACPKLYDELEKRKSLANITVSRKSYRNRNCNDKVKSMKYRKCKNCSRCKRLGIPSKSKISKLFKGKYDVKSDRRSRKNKPRKDGLSIGLCITRSTQSPYLLVKNKKIGSNNGQHLKMECDGAAFVAGNETTDIPEAAPETASSVQESRQEYSINSNNTSTKYPDSSIATLSSYNSYVSIDQEPMV; encoded by the exons ATGGAGAAACCGGGGATTACAAAAAAGTGTGGCGCTGAAACAGAAGAAAACCTACCATCGCCTATGAGGGACTTGAAGCCATCCGAG AGAGTGAAAAACAGCGCTGATAAATTTGAAGAGAACCAAGAGCGCTACGAAAGTCACGGGAGACGCAGCCATGACAGCATCGAGAGGGTTCGGAGACACAACCAGGCCTGTCCGAAACTCTACGACGAGCTGGAAAAGCGCAAGTCCTTGGCCAAT ataaCCGTTTCGAGAAAATCGTATCGAAATAGGAATTGTAACGATAAAGTAAAATCAATGAAATATCGGAAATGCAAAAATTGTAGTAGGTGTAAAAGACTGGGCATACCATCAAAgtctaaaatatcaaaattgtttaaagGAAAATATGATGTTAAAAGTGACAGACGTTCAAGAAAAAACAAACCGAGAAAAGATGGATTGAGTATAGGTCTATGCATAACAAGAAGTACACAGAGTCCGTATTTACTggtgaaaaacaaaaaaattggatCCAATAATGGACaacatttaaaaatggaatgcGATGGCGCGGCGTTTGTGGCGGGAAATGAAACCACAGATATACCAGAAGCAGCTCCAGAGACGGCATCTTCCGTTCAGGAATCGAGGCAAGAATATTCTATTAATTCTAACAATACTTCTACAAAATATCCTGACTCAAGTATTGCGACGTTGAGTAGCTATAATAGTTATGTGTCTATTGATCAGGAGCCTATGGTGTAG